The sequence AGGTGAGGGTCGAAATGTAGATCAACCGGTAAATCGAAAGCTTCGCCTTTCGGCTTAGCTCCCTCTTTACCACAATGAACCTGTTTAGTGtccacatcactgcagacactCGATCCACCTGTTGATCTCCCACTCCATTCTACCCTCACTCGTAAACAAAAtcctgagatacttaaactctGCTGCCTGAGGTAGGGCATCCTCCTGGATGTTACTTTGAAAAGTCAGACATGGACCAGAAAACTCAAAATTGAATCTTCCATGCGTTGCCATCCTGATGTTGATATTTTGGCTGTGTTCTGTACTCTCAAACTCTGCATTCTTCATTTGACATTACATTTATTACCTTGTCCTCTTGTTCAATTTCTCAGGAAGTCCAGTGAGCCACAGTCGACCTGGCCCTTTACTAGGAGAACGCAGCAAACAGCTTTTCCCAACTACTGTCATTCCAGTGAGTACCAGAGGATTTGTTATTTCTGTGAGTTTACCGAAGcctaacagagtttttttttttttttttacatgtcacTCTTTATCCGTCCTCTGGCTAAATGTACAATCAGTTTGTTAATTGTACACAGGTATTTCTAGTGTGAAACACGTCAATCTGTTCTATTTTAGGCTCGTCACTATCAGACCCCTGGTTTCAGCTCGGGTTCAGCAGAGCATGGCCAGTTCAGTGGTGGTCAGAGTGTTCATGAGCCCTATGGGGTTGCCCAGGCCCAGCACCCCTCCACCTACGCCCCTGGACCGTCTGTACCCGTCAGCTTTGCCAGCAGTTCTCAGATCAGAGGTTATTACAAACAGCCCTTAAGAAATCTTCACTAATATTCACCATTTTGGATCCAAGTTTTTTCATACTTAGTTCTAAACTTGCATCTGTAGCAGGTTAGACTTCTTAAATGTTTGTTGGACTTAATAAGATGATGTTTCTTGGTTTGTCTCAAGGTGCATCTGCATTCCAGGCCATGCAGTACCTTCCCCACCAGCAGCCCGGATACCCTGTCCACAGTCACTTCACCTCCCAGCCTGGTCTGTTACTGTTACAGCCACAACCAAATGCATCACACAGTAATCACAAAACAAACAGTTTCAATAGTAACCTTTATTTCTGGTGCAGGATACATCCCTGGAGCAGGAATACCCCTCCAGAAGCAACTGGAACATGCCAACCAGCAGTCCGGCTTCACTGATGCAGTAAGAAACCCATGTTCATAAAGAGACAGATGGGGTTTACAATCCAGGTTATCTAAAACGAattgaaaaagactgagaacttTGGATCTGACATGTCTCTGTCCTTTGCACGGATGCTTTCTCAGGGTGCTTTGAGGCCTATGCATCCCCCTGCCATGCATCCCTCTGCTACGGGTTTGCTGCCGACGCCATCGATGGCTGTTCAGATCCCAACAGCGAAGGTAAAGCTCATTCTACTTATGGTCAGTGATGTATTCAGACCCTGTTCTGATATTAAAACTGTATTCAGGTAAaagtatctgtttttgttcattttacagcTTTACAAGTTTGGGCTCATTTGAATGACTTTATAACCTGTTGGGAGCTTAATCTACACTGATGCAGCATATTCTACAAGATCATCATGTTTGTAGTTTGTCAAGAACCATGTTTGTCTAAAAAGTCAGAAAATAGGCCTGTTTTCAGCAACAGTGAATCAAAACAATAAATCTGTGTACTTTGcataagaaggaggagaaaatatgGCCgatgggtcaaaaccggcccacaggatgaatttgcaaagttaaattacacagaaAACATTGACAGTCAAGTTGTATTGAACATAAAGTTGGAACGCTGTTTTTTCCAGTCCCAGATGCTTGTTACaacatgtttagtgtatttgtagatccactgtgatctgtaaattgtaatgcacatgtgtaaataataaactgaggtataatattgttaaaattgcaattatttttcttaagaaatttcaggttgtttgtggttatTCAGgctattcatatatatttttttaaaggata comes from Sphaeramia orbicularis chromosome 18, fSphaOr1.1, whole genome shotgun sequence and encodes:
- the gps2 gene encoding G protein pathway suppressor 2 isoform X2, whose protein sequence is MPALLERPKLSNAMARALHKHIMRERERKRQEEEEVDKMMEQKMKEEEERKRTKEIEERMSLEETKEQVMKMGEKLQGLQEEKHQLFLQLKKVLHEEEKRRRKEQSDITTLTSASYQPSLPMHAGQHLLSIQGSPVSHSRPGPLLGERSKQLFPTTVIPARHYQTPGFSSGSAEHGQFSGGQSVHEPYGVAQAQHPSTYAPGPSVPVSFASSSQIRGASAFQAMQYLPHQQPGYPVHSHFTSQPGYIPGAGIPLQKQLEHANQQSGFTDAGALRPMHPPAMHPSATGLLPTPSMAVQIPTAKLYKFGLI
- the gps2 gene encoding G protein pathway suppressor 2 isoform X1: MPALLERPKLSNAMARALHKHIMRERERKRQEEEEVDKMMEQKMKEEEERKRTKEIEERMSLEETKEQVMKMGEKLQGLQEEKHQLFLQLKKVLHEEEKRRRKEQSDITTLTSASYQPSLPMHAGQHLLSIQGSPVSHSRPGPLLGERSKQLFPTTVIPARHYQTPGFSSGSAEHGQFSGGQSVHEPYGVAQAQHPSTYAPGPSVPVSFASSSQIRGASAFQAMQYLPHQQPGYPVHSHFTSQPGYIPGAGIPLQKQLEHANQQSGFTDAGALRPMHPPAMHPSATGLLPTPSMAVQIPTAKAPFQSSPQGAPRHGFLPHTQNSQRFYHHGK